The nucleotide sequence CTGCGCCTGGCCCCCCCGGGCCGAGGTGAACGCGATCCACCGGCCGTCCGGCGACGGGAACGGGGTCACGTAGGCGGTCTCCTCATCCGCATCGCTCAAGACTACTGGGGCAGCCCCGGCCTGTTCGGACTGGAGGCACACCACATGTCGTCCATCCTCCTGGGCGTGATAGACGAAGGTCTGTCCGTCCGGGAACGGCCACGGCTGATCCTGTACGCCCCTCGCGTGGGTAAGCCGGGTCACCTGCCCATTCTGCCACAGCGCGCAGATGTACGTCGCATCCGGACCGTCCGACTGGAAGTACAGCAGCGGCCAGGTGCCAGCGGTGCCCAGGGCCGGCCCATAACAGGGCTCCCCACTGGGGTGCAGCGGCGTTACCTGGCCCTGAGAGTCCAGGAACAGGGCTGTGCGGCCCAGACGATCACTGACGAAGACGACGTCGTTGGGCGTGAAGAATGCCGGACGGCCGGTGCTGTCTG is from Deinococcus metalli and encodes:
- a CDS encoding TolB family protein, yielding MPTFSAPYPITQEAGTDLRANWTPDGQWIVFERLQDGRRRLHRVHPDGSDLEPLALNEPDGSDSTGRPAFFTPNDVVFVSDRLGRTALFLDSQGQVTPLHPSGEPCYGPALGTAGTWPLLYFQSDGPDATYICALWQNGQVTRLTHARGVQDQPWPFPDGQTFVYHAQEDGRHVVCLQSEQAGAAPVVLSDADEETAYVTPFPSPDGRWIAFTSARGGQAQVWVMRPDGSERQQVTSGAPHSFPAWSPDGRALVCTQGTPTAPVPSGYLVIIGVS